A window of the Bdellovibrio sp. ZAP7 genome harbors these coding sequences:
- a CDS encoding NmrA family NAD(P)-binding protein has product MILVMGATGHVGSKIATELLSQGHDVRVLARHIPDPEKFYGADIIEGDANSVDTMMHALKGCSAAFVMIPPNAKTIEQRYYANKIGEVIAEAIEEVGIKHIVNLSSAGADLESGTGPVLGLHDQESRLNDIAGLNIVHLRPAFYMENLILEIPTIIAMDKIFGIIPEDAPVDMVATKDIAARAVFLLTNPTFRSHNVEYLLGERTLTYREIARVLGQTISKPTLEYAEVPDVELKNYMIGAGMSENMADALLELDHAASSGLLAASYARNKENSTVTSIEKFARTTFLDAYNQALTAQNSRRSSSSSFEAHP; this is encoded by the coding sequence ATGATTCTCGTAATGGGTGCTACTGGGCATGTGGGTTCTAAAATTGCCACGGAATTACTGTCTCAAGGACATGATGTTCGCGTTCTGGCTCGCCATATTCCTGATCCCGAAAAATTCTATGGTGCAGATATCATCGAAGGTGACGCCAACAGTGTCGACACCATGATGCACGCGTTGAAGGGATGCTCTGCCGCTTTCGTGATGATTCCCCCGAACGCTAAAACTATCGAACAACGTTATTACGCCAACAAAATCGGCGAAGTGATTGCCGAAGCCATCGAAGAAGTCGGCATTAAACACATCGTGAACCTTAGCAGCGCCGGCGCTGATTTGGAAAGCGGTACAGGCCCCGTTCTGGGACTGCATGATCAAGAGTCGCGCCTAAACGATATCGCGGGCCTTAACATCGTCCACTTGCGACCGGCTTTTTATATGGAAAACCTGATTCTGGAAATTCCGACCATCATCGCGATGGATAAAATCTTTGGAATTATTCCTGAAGATGCCCCCGTGGATATGGTGGCGACCAAAGATATCGCGGCCCGCGCGGTATTTTTACTGACCAATCCGACCTTCCGTTCCCACAACGTAGAATATCTTTTGGGTGAGCGAACACTTACGTACCGCGAAATCGCCCGTGTTCTGGGTCAAACCATCAGTAAGCCCACTTTGGAGTATGCAGAAGTCCCTGACGTCGAGTTAAAGAACTATATGATCGGCGCAGGCATGTCAGAAAACATGGCTGACGCACTCTTGGAACTGGATCATGCTGCCAGCAGCGGTTTATTGGCCGCGAGCTACGCCCGCAACAAAGAAAATTCTACCGTTACCTCGATTGAAAAGTTCGCCCGAACGACGTTTTTGGACGCCTATAACCAGGCGTTAACAGCTCAAAATTCGCGTCGTTCCAGCTCCAGCTCATTTGAGGCGCATCCTTAA
- the recN gene encoding DNA repair protein RecN has protein sequence MLLELKVSNFAIIENLHIVFKDGLNILSGETGAGKSVLLKSLSLLMGGKGSSDTIRTGSTQATIEGSFDISKRHDILNNLKEMGIDADEDILIVRRVLSTGDKSKVYLNGSLSTLNSLRDIVAPLVELAGHSAPLIEMTGQHENRNLMSKAYHLDLLDQYAGTWDKRLLFTEKYNRYHSIFEEIKKLESDAKQKAQRLDFLIYQRDEIANLDLSPGEDIELETEVKKLKNSSRIGSFVDQAESVLYTDDDSAISRLKAVMKKGLEVSGVDPQIAAKLELLEQAQALIDESVYELRNYANKIDADPQRLEEVEGRLSDLRKLQKKYGSSVNDILKALMEMEIEISNLQNSDVKIESLRKEAAVLFKELDTLGQDLHKRRLKGSDLLADSVNAELLDLNMKGVTFHVQIEKLTDLSATGLSDVEFLSQTSSKDVKRPLAKFASGGELSRILLSLKRVVGSSNQPRTYLFDEVDTGVSGETAEKVGRKLKTIAKGQQVICVTHLPQVAAFGDAHFFIQKSPQKDSVAMLVSELKQKDRVQEIARLISGEKISKTSLAHAEQLLVEAK, from the coding sequence ATGCTTCTTGAGCTTAAAGTTTCGAATTTTGCGATCATCGAAAATCTGCATATCGTTTTCAAAGATGGATTAAACATCCTTTCCGGTGAAACGGGGGCGGGTAAATCTGTTCTTTTGAAAAGCTTGTCATTGCTGATGGGTGGTAAAGGTTCCAGCGACACTATTCGCACGGGCTCCACTCAAGCGACGATCGAGGGTTCATTTGATATCAGCAAACGCCATGATATTTTGAACAACCTAAAAGAAATGGGCATCGATGCCGACGAAGACATCCTGATCGTTCGACGCGTGCTCAGCACGGGTGATAAATCCAAGGTGTATCTGAATGGCAGCCTTAGTACTTTGAACAGCTTGCGCGACATCGTGGCTCCCCTGGTGGAGCTCGCGGGCCATTCTGCTCCCCTGATCGAAATGACTGGTCAGCACGAAAACCGCAACTTGATGTCTAAAGCCTACCACCTGGATTTGCTTGATCAATATGCGGGTACTTGGGATAAGCGTCTGCTTTTCACTGAAAAGTACAATCGCTACCACAGCATTTTTGAAGAAATCAAAAAACTTGAAAGCGATGCCAAACAAAAAGCGCAACGCCTGGATTTCTTGATTTACCAGCGCGATGAGATCGCAAATTTGGATCTGTCACCAGGTGAAGACATCGAACTTGAAACTGAAGTTAAAAAACTTAAAAACTCCAGCCGTATTGGTTCCTTCGTGGATCAGGCGGAATCAGTACTTTACACAGACGATGATTCGGCGATCAGCCGCTTGAAAGCTGTGATGAAGAAAGGTTTGGAAGTTTCCGGCGTTGATCCGCAAATCGCGGCGAAACTGGAACTTTTGGAGCAAGCTCAAGCATTGATCGACGAAAGCGTGTACGAGCTTCGTAATTACGCGAATAAGATCGATGCCGACCCTCAACGTCTGGAAGAAGTTGAAGGCCGCCTCAGCGATCTACGCAAGCTACAAAAGAAATACGGATCATCTGTGAACGATATCCTGAAAGCTTTGATGGAGATGGAAATTGAAATCTCCAACTTGCAAAACTCGGATGTAAAAATTGAATCCCTTCGCAAAGAAGCTGCAGTTCTGTTTAAAGAACTGGATACTTTGGGTCAGGATCTTCACAAACGTCGCTTGAAAGGCTCTGACCTTTTGGCTGACAGCGTGAATGCGGAACTTTTGGATTTGAATATGAAGGGTGTCACTTTCCACGTTCAAATCGAGAAGCTGACAGACCTAAGTGCAACGGGTCTGAGTGATGTGGAATTCCTAAGTCAAACGTCTTCAAAAGATGTGAAACGTCCTTTGGCAAAATTCGCCTCGGGTGGTGAGCTATCCCGTATCTTGCTTTCTTTGAAACGAGTTGTGGGCTCCAGCAATCAACCGCGCACTTATCTGTTCGATGAAGTCGATACAGGTGTGTCTGGTGAAACGGCTGAAAAAGTGGGTCGCAAACTTAAGACCATCGCTAAAGGCCAGCAAGTTATCTGTGTCACTCACTTGCCACAGGTCGCAGCATTTGGCGACGCACACTTCTTTATCCAAAAATCTCCGCAAAAAGACTCCGTGGCTATGCTGGTTTCTGAGTTGAAGCAAAAAGACCGCGTGCAGGAAATTGCTCGCCTGATCAGCGGCGAAAAAATCTCTAAAACATCTCTGGCACACGCCGAACAACTTTTGGTCGAGGCTAAGTAA
- a CDS encoding NAD(+)/NADH kinase produces the protein MKKTAMRSNSQLVIPGKSNIALVYRLETARAVALAKRVAEFLKKQGHQVFTAPGQKLVAGTKLASTKKQLDSLSLVIVLGGDGTYLRAVRILEGRDVPILGFNMGSLGFLTAHNADSAIEVIEDTLMGEMELRPRSMIYAKILRKGKSRAEFHALNDMVIERGSLSQLINTAIYSDKHLVSEVKADGFIVSSPSGSTAYNLAAGGPILHPEAQVLVVTPVAPHSLTSRPLIVPDKNQLSFKLDGKTQKAHFIVDGQKMTEITADDEVILTRSQYDHWMVRHPDHNYFHLLREKLKFGDRT, from the coding sequence ATGAAGAAAACCGCGATGAGATCGAACAGTCAGTTGGTTATTCCAGGTAAAAGCAATATCGCTTTGGTTTATCGCCTGGAAACTGCACGCGCAGTGGCTCTTGCAAAACGCGTGGCCGAGTTTTTAAAAAAACAAGGCCACCAGGTCTTCACAGCTCCAGGACAAAAATTGGTGGCGGGGACTAAACTTGCATCGACTAAAAAACAACTGGATTCCTTGTCGCTGGTTATCGTTCTGGGTGGCGACGGAACTTACCTTCGCGCCGTGCGCATTCTTGAGGGCCGTGATGTTCCGATCTTGGGCTTCAACATGGGCTCGCTGGGTTTCTTGACTGCACACAATGCGGACTCGGCCATTGAAGTTATCGAAGATACATTGATGGGCGAGATGGAACTTCGTCCACGTTCGATGATTTACGCAAAAATCCTGCGTAAAGGAAAATCGCGCGCGGAATTCCACGCCCTGAACGACATGGTGATTGAAAGAGGTTCTTTGAGCCAATTGATCAACACTGCCATTTACTCTGATAAACACCTGGTAAGCGAAGTGAAGGCCGATGGTTTCATCGTGTCCTCTCCTTCTGGTTCTACGGCTTACAATTTGGCGGCTGGTGGACCGATTCTGCATCCTGAGGCGCAAGTCTTGGTGGTGACACCGGTGGCTCCGCACAGTTTGACGTCTCGTCCTTTGATCGTGCCGGATAAAAATCAATTGTCCTTTAAGCTTGATGGAAAAACGCAGAAAGCGCACTTCATCGTGGATGGACAAAAGATGACCGAGATCACAGCGGATGACGAAGTGATCCTGACTCGCTCTCAATACGATCACTGGATGGTGAGACATCCTGATCACAATTACTTCCACTTGCTTCGTGAAAAACTTAAATTTGGAGACCGGACTTAG
- a CDS encoding M3 family metallopeptidase, translating into MSSNNPLLSPFTAKDQAVPFDQIKVEHYLPALDEAVKSTKANIEKIKNNSAAPDFENTIVALETASEMADRIAGIYGNLESAHSDEAFQALAKEIYPKLTALSSDIALDEVIFKKVKAVYDNRASMKLSVEQNRLLEKTYLSFARNGALLSDKDKETLRQIDQEMSVLGPKYSENVLKATNAFEMVLENHKDVAGIPEGILEGAAAAAEAKGKKGWLFNLQIPSYLPFMTYANNRDLREKMSKAYASRAFGGEFDNQEIVKKIVTLRAKRANLLGFKTHAEFVLAERMAKDPKTVGTFLHKLLDASKAAGQRDVSEVAAFAGQLDAIPELKPWDFGYYSEKLKEEKYAFNEEDLRPYFKLENVVEGVFAHAKQLYGLTFKENKDIPVYHPEVKVYEIYDDKNTYMGLFYTDFFPRETKKGGAWMTQFRGQGLMGGKLVRPHVSIVCNFTKPTPTKPSLLTYDEVRTLFHEFGHALHGMLSDVTYQSLSGPNVYWDFVELPSQIMENWAGEKEGLDLFARHYETNEPMPLELINKLKASQKFQAGYASCRQLQFGMMDMAWHTADPSLIKDVDAFEEQATAETRLFPKVPGTNNSCSFSHIFAGGYSAGYYSYKWAEVLDADAFEYFKEEGLFSPEVARKFKEFILSKGGTEHPMDLYKKFRGREPDPNALLRRDGLI; encoded by the coding sequence ATGAGTTCGAACAATCCGTTGTTGAGTCCTTTCACTGCCAAAGATCAGGCTGTGCCTTTTGACCAAATCAAAGTTGAGCATTACTTGCCGGCTTTGGATGAGGCGGTGAAATCCACAAAAGCAAATATTGAAAAAATCAAAAACAATTCAGCAGCACCTGATTTCGAAAACACGATCGTAGCTTTGGAAACAGCTTCTGAAATGGCTGATCGTATAGCTGGCATTTACGGCAACTTGGAATCTGCTCACTCGGACGAAGCCTTCCAAGCTTTGGCAAAAGAGATCTATCCAAAACTAACAGCCTTGAGCTCTGATATCGCTTTGGATGAAGTGATCTTCAAAAAAGTAAAAGCCGTGTATGATAACCGCGCGAGCATGAAACTTTCCGTTGAGCAAAACCGCCTGCTTGAAAAAACATATTTGTCATTCGCTCGTAACGGCGCTTTGTTGTCTGATAAAGACAAAGAAACTCTTCGTCAAATCGACCAAGAGATGTCTGTCCTGGGTCCGAAATATTCTGAGAACGTTTTGAAAGCGACAAACGCCTTTGAAATGGTTTTGGAGAACCACAAAGATGTTGCCGGTATTCCGGAAGGCATCCTTGAGGGAGCCGCTGCTGCGGCGGAAGCGAAAGGAAAAAAAGGCTGGTTGTTCAACCTGCAAATTCCTTCTTACCTTCCATTCATGACTTACGCGAACAACCGCGATTTGCGTGAAAAAATGTCGAAAGCTTATGCTTCACGCGCCTTCGGTGGTGAGTTCGACAACCAAGAGATCGTTAAAAAGATCGTTACTCTTCGTGCAAAACGCGCCAACCTTCTGGGCTTCAAAACTCATGCGGAATTCGTATTGGCAGAGCGTATGGCGAAAGATCCAAAAACAGTTGGCACTTTCTTGCACAAACTTTTGGATGCGTCCAAAGCTGCTGGTCAGCGTGACGTTTCTGAAGTGGCAGCCTTTGCCGGCCAATTGGATGCAATCCCTGAATTGAAACCTTGGGACTTTGGTTATTACTCTGAAAAGTTGAAAGAAGAAAAATACGCTTTCAACGAAGAAGACCTACGTCCGTACTTTAAACTAGAAAACGTGGTCGAGGGTGTCTTCGCCCATGCGAAACAACTTTACGGTTTGACGTTCAAAGAAAACAAAGACATCCCAGTTTATCATCCCGAAGTAAAAGTTTACGAAATCTATGATGATAAAAACACATACATGGGCTTGTTCTACACGGACTTCTTCCCGCGCGAGACTAAAAAAGGTGGCGCATGGATGACTCAGTTCCGGGGTCAAGGCTTGATGGGTGGCAAATTGGTTCGTCCACACGTTTCTATCGTGTGCAACTTCACGAAACCAACTCCGACAAAACCTTCATTGCTGACTTACGATGAAGTTCGTACTTTGTTCCATGAGTTCGGCCATGCTTTGCATGGAATGCTTTCAGATGTGACCTACCAATCATTGAGCGGTCCAAATGTTTACTGGGATTTCGTGGAGCTTCCTTCACAGATCATGGAAAACTGGGCTGGAGAAAAAGAAGGTCTGGATTTGTTTGCCCGTCACTATGAGACCAACGAACCAATGCCTTTGGAATTGATCAACAAGCTTAAAGCGTCGCAAAAATTCCAAGCAGGTTATGCTTCTTGCCGTCAGTTGCAATTCGGTATGATGGATATGGCTTGGCACACAGCGGATCCTTCATTGATCAAAGATGTGGACGCATTCGAGGAGCAGGCAACGGCCGAAACTCGTTTATTCCCTAAGGTCCCTGGCACAAATAACTCTTGCAGCTTCAGCCACATCTTTGCAGGTGGGTACTCTGCCGGATACTACTCTTACAAATGGGCGGAAGTTTTGGATGCGGATGCATTTGAATACTTCAAAGAGGAAGGTTTGTTCTCTCCTGAAGTCGCTCGTAAGTTTAAAGAATTTATCTTGAGCAAGGGTGGAACTGAGCATCCAATGGATCTTTACAAAAAGTTCCGTGGTCGCGAACCAGATCCAAATGCATTGCTAAGACGTGATGGATTGATTTAA
- a CDS encoding long-chain fatty acid--CoA ligase, with product MKTNSLTLGQSILTMTSRDPQQAAVKFKSGNKWIEKSWKEYYQDIETLGAALLSLGIKAGDRVAIMANTRYEWSVSDYAIFGIKAITVPIYQNNIAEDVEYILNNSKARFLICESRGPLKTFESIRAKCPHVEKILLMDSSSTESQNISWTQLMKFGQDYLAKHPTCYKDLCSTLKPDEMATILYTSGTTGLPKGVVLTHLQAFNEVSEAFPFAGAVPGDTSLTFLPYAHILGRIEHWGHLYIGFTMAYAESLEKVRNNLADIRPTILVSVPRIFEKIHSAILAQIQTQPLKLKLFNWAVEVGREVGEYKLSGEILPLSLLAKYELAKKLVLGKITEAFGGRLRFAISGGAPISKEIAMFFHSAGILILEGYGLTETTAAITVNTPFNYRFGSVGRPIGDVELKVAADGEILVKSAKVMKEYYQNPEATKEAFTDGWFHTGDIGEITKSGDLRITDRKKDLIKTAGGKYVAPQRLETLLVLSPYISHALIHGDQKKYIVALIFPDQAAVKMLAQEKGIKFNDWNDLVTSPFVEELIRNAVAETNAQLASYESIKKHIIMHNELSVENGELTPSLKLKRKKLDQKFTAEIEKMYA from the coding sequence ATGAAGACGAATTCTCTGACCTTGGGTCAATCGATTTTGACAATGACGTCACGCGATCCACAACAAGCGGCTGTGAAATTTAAATCCGGCAACAAGTGGATCGAAAAATCCTGGAAAGAATATTACCAAGACATCGAAACACTGGGCGCAGCCCTTCTCTCTTTAGGTATTAAGGCTGGGGACCGTGTGGCAATCATGGCCAACACTCGTTATGAGTGGTCTGTCAGTGATTACGCAATCTTTGGTATCAAGGCGATCACTGTTCCTATCTATCAAAACAACATCGCTGAAGACGTTGAGTATATTTTGAATAACTCAAAAGCCCGCTTCCTTATTTGCGAAAGCCGTGGCCCTTTGAAAACGTTTGAATCCATCCGTGCGAAATGCCCGCATGTTGAAAAAATCCTGTTGATGGATAGCAGCTCTACAGAGAGCCAAAACATCTCTTGGACCCAATTGATGAAATTCGGTCAGGATTACTTAGCGAAACATCCAACTTGCTATAAAGATCTTTGCTCGACTTTGAAACCCGATGAAATGGCGACGATTCTTTATACTTCAGGCACAACTGGCTTGCCTAAAGGTGTGGTTCTGACTCACCTTCAAGCATTCAATGAAGTGAGTGAAGCCTTCCCGTTCGCAGGCGCCGTTCCTGGTGACACGTCTTTGACGTTCCTGCCTTACGCCCACATCCTGGGCCGTATTGAACACTGGGGCCACTTGTATATTGGTTTCACGATGGCTTATGCAGAATCCCTGGAGAAAGTTCGTAACAACCTTGCCGATATTCGCCCGACGATTCTGGTTTCTGTGCCTCGTATTTTTGAAAAAATCCATAGCGCCATCCTGGCACAAATCCAAACTCAGCCTTTGAAATTAAAACTTTTCAATTGGGCCGTAGAAGTGGGTCGTGAAGTTGGCGAATATAAACTTTCTGGTGAGATCCTGCCACTTAGCTTGCTGGCTAAGTACGAACTGGCGAAAAAATTGGTTCTGGGTAAAATCACTGAAGCTTTTGGTGGTCGCCTGCGTTTTGCGATCAGCGGTGGCGCTCCGATTTCAAAAGAAATCGCGATGTTCTTTCACTCGGCCGGTATTTTGATTTTGGAAGGCTATGGCCTGACGGAAACCACAGCGGCTATCACCGTGAACACTCCATTTAACTATCGTTTTGGCAGCGTCGGCCGCCCTATCGGCGATGTTGAATTGAAAGTCGCGGCCGATGGCGAAATCCTGGTGAAATCTGCGAAAGTGATGAAAGAATACTATCAAAATCCGGAAGCGACTAAAGAAGCCTTCACGGATGGATGGTTCCATACGGGCGATATCGGTGAAATCACCAAGAGTGGTGATTTGCGCATCACAGATCGCAAAAAAGATCTTATCAAAACCGCGGGTGGTAAATACGTGGCTCCTCAACGTTTGGAAACGTTGTTGGTACTCTCCCCTTATATTTCTCATGCGTTAATCCACGGCGATCAGAAAAAGTATATCGTGGCTTTGATCTTCCCAGATCAAGCAGCGGTAAAAATGCTGGCCCAGGAAAAAGGCATCAAATTTAATGACTGGAATGATTTGGTAACAAGCCCATTCGTTGAAGAATTGATTCGCAATGCAGTCGCAGAAACAAACGCGCAGCTTGCAAGCTATGAGAGCATTAAAAAGCACATTATCATGCATAACGAGCTGTCAGTGGAAAATGGAGAGCTAACTCCTTCGTTGAAACTGAAACGCAAAAAGCTGGATCAAAAGTTCACAGCCGAAATCGAAAAAATGTATGCTTAA
- a CDS encoding serine/threonine-protein kinase, protein MSQAVEQFGKYILLERVAAGGMAEVYLSKSTGAVGVNKFVAIKRILPQYSDHQEFIEMFKEEAKIAVNLNHGNVVSIYDFGVERNQFFLVMEFVEGRNLRQILNELKKTTTSFTIEQIVYMMKEVAAGLDHAHRCIDGTTGRPLNIVHRDMSPQNIMVSFEGEVKIIDFGIAKAETQLEATKAGTLKGKYGYMSPEQADGQNIDPRTDIFSMGIVLWELLANDRLFTSNSEAAILRKIRECQIPSIRKINPSVPPELERIVNKALAKDRSLRYQTAASLHRDLNRFLNTQYPEFSPQDFSVFMKNAFSAAFLEQRRKQVEFAKIQAQPTEDKTVVTQTDTRIPPQNVPTPPTLAKDEDGNLDIDTSTDIRVSLSELKTPPKPNTHSGHTQTRTSTLTRGPNSATAAGRAGTNSNIPYRKSTNVTAWALRGAIGIALLVIGYFGLQNFSAKNPVSEQSGMRPIQTPPTPPVLPPTTNGVHVSEPASTIPDYTVSIYSNPPKARIVIDGEDTGEFTPHSMRKKGNTPFSLRLVKEGYTDLVTTVTPTYEAYSFTGTLQVLPRVASVFINIVNGGANSELRIAGVPVAIRPSSEGYTIQAEVGVKIQAYNKVTGLSAEKTVTIPNNQKQTVELYLK, encoded by the coding sequence ATGTCTCAAGCTGTAGAACAATTCGGTAAATACATTCTGTTAGAGAGAGTTGCCGCAGGCGGTATGGCCGAGGTGTATCTTTCTAAGTCTACTGGCGCTGTAGGCGTAAATAAGTTTGTAGCTATCAAACGCATCCTCCCCCAGTACTCTGATCACCAAGAATTCATTGAGATGTTTAAGGAAGAGGCGAAAATCGCCGTCAACCTGAATCATGGTAACGTTGTCTCAATTTATGACTTCGGTGTCGAGAGAAACCAATTCTTCCTCGTAATGGAATTCGTTGAAGGTCGCAACCTTCGCCAAATTCTAAATGAACTTAAAAAAACTACGACATCTTTTACGATCGAACAGATAGTCTACATGATGAAGGAAGTGGCTGCAGGTCTTGACCATGCTCACCGTTGCATTGACGGAACAACAGGTCGCCCTTTAAATATCGTTCACCGCGATATGAGTCCACAAAACATCATGGTCAGCTTTGAAGGCGAAGTTAAAATCATCGACTTCGGTATCGCTAAAGCTGAAACGCAGCTTGAAGCAACTAAAGCAGGTACTCTTAAAGGAAAATACGGCTATATGAGCCCTGAGCAAGCGGACGGTCAAAACATCGACCCGCGCACAGATATTTTCTCGATGGGTATCGTATTGTGGGAGCTTTTGGCGAACGACCGCTTGTTCACTTCTAACAGTGAAGCAGCAATCTTGCGTAAAATCCGCGAGTGTCAAATCCCAAGCATCCGCAAAATCAATCCTTCCGTTCCTCCAGAATTGGAAAGAATTGTTAATAAAGCTTTGGCTAAAGACCGCAGCCTTCGTTATCAAACAGCTGCATCTTTGCACCGTGATTTGAACAGATTTTTGAATACACAGTATCCAGAGTTTTCTCCTCAGGACTTCTCTGTTTTCATGAAAAATGCTTTTTCGGCTGCGTTCCTTGAACAACGTCGTAAGCAAGTTGAATTTGCTAAAATCCAAGCGCAACCTACTGAAGACAAAACAGTGGTTACGCAAACGGATACACGTATCCCACCTCAGAATGTCCCGACTCCCCCAACGCTTGCGAAGGACGAGGACGGCAATCTGGATATCGATACGTCCACTGACATCCGTGTCTCTTTGAGCGAACTTAAAACTCCGCCAAAGCCAAACACTCACAGTGGCCATACGCAAACTCGCACCAGCACTTTGACTCGCGGTCCGAACTCCGCCACTGCTGCAGGTCGTGCCGGTACGAATTCCAACATTCCATATCGCAAATCCACGAACGTAACTGCGTGGGCATTGCGTGGTGCGATTGGTATTGCTCTTTTGGTCATTGGTTATTTTGGTTTGCAGAATTTCTCGGCTAAAAATCCAGTGTCTGAGCAATCAGGTATGCGCCCTATTCAAACTCCTCCAACTCCTCCGGTTCTGCCGCCAACGACTAATGGTGTGCATGTCAGTGAACCGGCATCGACGATTCCAGACTATACTGTGTCGATCTACAGCAATCCTCCAAAGGCGCGCATCGTGATCGATGGCGAAGACACGGGTGAATTCACTCCGCACAGCATGCGCAAAAAAGGCAATACTCCTTTCAGTCTGCGCTTAGTGAAAGAGGGATATACAGATCTAGTAACGACGGTAACTCCGACTTACGAGGCGTATTCATTTACTGGTACTTTACAAGTTCTTCCAAGAGTGGCATCCGTGTTCATCAATATCGTGAATGGTGGAGCTAACTCAGAATTAAGAATTGCGGGAGTTCCAGTAGCGATTCGCCCTTCAAGCGAAGGCTACACAATTCAAGCGGAAGTCGGCGTTAAGATCCAGGCTTATAACAAAGTCACAGGTCTTTCTGCTGAAAAAACTGTAACCATTCCGAATAATCAAAAGCAGACGGTTGAGCTTTACCTGAAATAA
- the coaE gene encoding dephospho-CoA kinase (Dephospho-CoA kinase (CoaE) performs the final step in coenzyme A biosynthesis.), giving the protein MKWIGLTGGIGCGKSTVSRMLRDRGYNVIDADEVAREVVRGGTSGLKAIVQEFGDVLLPDGDLDRRKLGQMVFGNPDRLQTLEAITHPLIRKEIARRRQTLEDMNTPIAIYDIPLLFETHAQKNFDKIVVVSCTRSQQKERLLRRNQLTESEIEMRIASQIPIASKESEADFVLQNNRDEQHLLKEVERLDQWLKSL; this is encoded by the coding sequence ATGAAATGGATAGGACTGACCGGAGGTATAGGTTGTGGCAAGAGCACAGTCAGTCGCATGCTCCGTGATCGCGGTTATAACGTAATAGACGCCGACGAAGTTGCGCGCGAAGTGGTTCGCGGTGGCACTTCTGGACTTAAGGCTATAGTCCAGGAATTCGGTGATGTGCTGTTGCCGGACGGGGACCTAGACCGCAGAAAGCTGGGGCAAATGGTTTTCGGAAACCCGGATCGTCTGCAAACTTTGGAAGCCATCACTCATCCCTTGATCAGAAAAGAAATCGCCCGTCGTCGTCAGACATTAGAAGACATGAACACGCCGATTGCGATTTACGACATTCCTCTTTTATTTGAAACTCATGCTCAGAAGAACTTCGATAAAATCGTGGTGGTGTCTTGCACTCGAAGTCAGCAGAAGGAACGTTTGCTGCGCCGAAATCAGCTGACGGAATCAGAAATCGAAATGCGTATAGCTTCACAAATTCCAATTGCGAGCAAAGAGTCAGAGGCCGATTTCGTTTTGCAGAACAATCGAGACGAGCAGCACTTGTTGAAAGAAGTCGAGCGTTTGGACCAGTGGTTGAAATCGCTTTAA